A part of Puntigrus tetrazona isolate hp1 chromosome 21, ASM1883169v1, whole genome shotgun sequence genomic DNA contains:
- the crk gene encoding adapter molecule crk encodes MAGNFDSEDRGSWYWGRLSRQEAVSLLQGQRHGVFLVRDSITIPGDYVLSVSENSKVSHYIINSISSNRQSGPGLAPPRFRIGDQEFDALPALLEFYKIHYLDTTTLIEPISKAKHSSFISVNAGTGGAPQRLEEEYVRALFDFPGNDDEDLPFRKGDILRVLEKPEEQWWNAQNSEGRVGMIPVPYVEKYRPASPTSGGPGGSVAGSGAHGNSDGHGSQSQPLLGEPGQYAQPTSLPNLQNGPVYARAIQKRVPNAYDKTALALEVGDMVKVTKINVNGQWEGECKGKHGHFPFTHVRLLDQHNPEDELS; translated from the exons ATGGCCGGAAATTTTGATTCGGAGGACCGAGGGAGCTGGTATTGGGGGAGATTAAGCCGGCAAGAGGCGGTTTCGCTGCTCCAAGGGCAGAGGCATGGAGTGTTCCTGGTGCGGGACTCGATCACTATTCCCGGGGACTACGTGCTGTCTGTGTCGGAGAACTCCAAAGTCTCTCATTACATAATAAACAGCATCAGCAGCAATCGCCAGTCCGGACCAG GACTCGCTCCTCCTCGGTTCCGTATTGGAGATCAGGAATTTGATGCCTTACCTGCTCTCTTGGAGTTCTATAAGATCCACTACCTGGATACCACCACTCTCATCGAGCCCATCAGCAAAGCCAAGCACTCGTCTTTTATCAGCGTCAATGCAGGAACAGGAGGAGCTCCTCAGAGGCTGGAAGAGGAGTATGTCCGAGCTCTCTTCGACTTCCCTGGCAATGACGATGAGGACCTTCCTTTTCGAAAGGGCGATATTCTAAGAGTCCTGGAGAAGCCGGAGGAGCAGTGGTGGAACGCACAGAATTCAGAAGGCCGTGTCGGCATGATCCCAGTGCCCTATGTGGAGAAGTACCGACCGGCCTCGCCAACATCAGGGGGCCCTGGAGGGTCTGTTGCAGGATCCGGAGCTCACGGCAACTCGGACGGCCACGGTTCTCAGTCTCAACCTCTGCTTGGCGAGCCGGGCCAATATGCCCAGCCGACTTCCTTACCCAATCTACAGAATGGTCCGGTTTATGCCAGGGCGATTCAGAAGAGAGTTCCCAATGCCTATGACAAGACTGCTCTTGCTTTGGAG GTCGGCGACATGGTGAAGGTGACCAAGATCAATGTAAACGGTCAGTGGGAGGGTGAGTGCAAGGGAAAGCATGGCCATTTTCCCTTTACCCACGTCCGCTTGCTGGACCAGCACAATCCAGAGGACGAACTGAGCTGA
- the ywhae1 gene encoding tyrosine 3-monooxygenase/tryptophan 5-monooxygenase activation protein, epsilon polypeptide 1 isoform X2 has translation MGDREDLVYQAKLAEQAERYDEMVDSMKKVAGMDVELTVEERNLLSVAYKNVIGARRASWRIISSIEQKEENKGGEDKLKMIREYRQTVETELKSICNDILDVLDKHLIPAANSGESKVFYYKMKGDYHRYLAEFATGNDRKEAAENSLVAYKAASDIAMTDLQPTHPIRLGLALNFSVFYYEILNSPDRACRLAKAAFDDAIAELDTLSEESYKDSTLIMQLLRDNLTLWTSDMQGDDS, from the exons ATGGGTGACCGGGAGGATTTGGTGTACCAAGCCAAACTCGCCGAGCAGGCGGAGAGATACGATG AAATGGTCGACTCCATGAAGAAGGTGGCTGGGATGGATGTTGAGCTAACGGTTGAAGAGAGAAACCTGCTCTCGGTGGCCTACAAGAACGTTATTGGGGCAAGAAGAGCATCCTGGAGGATAATTAGTAGTATCGAGCAGAAAGAGGAAAATAAGGGTGGAGAAGACAAATTGAAAATGATTCGGGAATATAGACAAACG GTTGAGACTGAATTGAAATCAATCTGCAATGACATCCTTGATGTATTGGACAAGCACCTAATCCCAGCTGCAAATTCAGGAGAGTCCAAGGTCTTCTACTACAAAAT GAAGGGTGATTACCACAGGTATCTCGCTGAGTTTGCCACAGGAAACGACAGGAAGGAGGCTGCAGAAAACAGTTTGGTTGCTTACAAAGCTGCTAGTGATATTGCAATGACAGACCTTCAGCCTACACACCCCATTCGCTTGGGTCTGGCTCTTAACTTCTCTGTATTCTACTATGAAATCCTCAACTCTCCCGACCGTGCATGCAG GTTGGCAAAGGCGGCATTTGACGATGCTATTGCTGAACTGGACACATTGAGTGAAGAAAGCTACAAGGACTCGACACTCATCATGCAATTGTTACGTGATAACCTGACACTATGGACTTCAGATATGCAGGGAGACG ATTCCTAA
- the ywhae1 gene encoding tyrosine 3-monooxygenase/tryptophan 5-monooxygenase activation protein, epsilon polypeptide 1 isoform X1, with product MGDREDLVYQAKLAEQAERYDEMVDSMKKVAGMDVELTVEERNLLSVAYKNVIGARRASWRIISSIEQKEENKGGEDKLKMIREYRQTVETELKSICNDILDVLDKHLIPAANSGESKVFYYKMKGDYHRYLAEFATGNDRKEAAENSLVAYKAASDIAMTDLQPTHPIRLGLALNFSVFYYEILNSPDRACRLAKAAFDDAIAELDTLSEESYKDSTLIMQLLRDNLTLWTSDMQGDGEEQNKEALQDVEDENQ from the exons ATGGGTGACCGGGAGGATTTGGTGTACCAAGCCAAACTCGCCGAGCAGGCGGAGAGATACGATG AAATGGTCGACTCCATGAAGAAGGTGGCTGGGATGGATGTTGAGCTAACGGTTGAAGAGAGAAACCTGCTCTCGGTGGCCTACAAGAACGTTATTGGGGCAAGAAGAGCATCCTGGAGGATAATTAGTAGTATCGAGCAGAAAGAGGAAAATAAGGGTGGAGAAGACAAATTGAAAATGATTCGGGAATATAGACAAACG GTTGAGACTGAATTGAAATCAATCTGCAATGACATCCTTGATGTATTGGACAAGCACCTAATCCCAGCTGCAAATTCAGGAGAGTCCAAGGTCTTCTACTACAAAAT GAAGGGTGATTACCACAGGTATCTCGCTGAGTTTGCCACAGGAAACGACAGGAAGGAGGCTGCAGAAAACAGTTTGGTTGCTTACAAAGCTGCTAGTGATATTGCAATGACAGACCTTCAGCCTACACACCCCATTCGCTTGGGTCTGGCTCTTAACTTCTCTGTATTCTACTATGAAATCCTCAACTCTCCCGACCGTGCATGCAG GTTGGCAAAGGCGGCATTTGACGATGCTATTGCTGAACTGGACACATTGAGTGAAGAAAGCTACAAGGACTCGACACTCATCATGCAATTGTTACGTGATAACCTGACACTATGGACTTCAGATATGCAGGGAGACG GTGAGGAACAGAATAAAGAGGCGCTGCAAGATGTGGAGGATGAAAACCAATGA
- the ywhae1 gene encoding tyrosine 3-monooxygenase/tryptophan 5-monooxygenase activation protein, epsilon polypeptide 1 isoform X3, whose amino-acid sequence MVDSMKKVAGMDVELTVEERNLLSVAYKNVIGARRASWRIISSIEQKEENKGGEDKLKMIREYRQTVETELKSICNDILDVLDKHLIPAANSGESKVFYYKMKGDYHRYLAEFATGNDRKEAAENSLVAYKAASDIAMTDLQPTHPIRLGLALNFSVFYYEILNSPDRACRLAKAAFDDAIAELDTLSEESYKDSTLIMQLLRDNLTLWTSDMQGDGEEQNKEALQDVEDENQ is encoded by the exons ATGGTCGACTCCATGAAGAAGGTGGCTGGGATGGATGTTGAGCTAACGGTTGAAGAGAGAAACCTGCTCTCGGTGGCCTACAAGAACGTTATTGGGGCAAGAAGAGCATCCTGGAGGATAATTAGTAGTATCGAGCAGAAAGAGGAAAATAAGGGTGGAGAAGACAAATTGAAAATGATTCGGGAATATAGACAAACG GTTGAGACTGAATTGAAATCAATCTGCAATGACATCCTTGATGTATTGGACAAGCACCTAATCCCAGCTGCAAATTCAGGAGAGTCCAAGGTCTTCTACTACAAAAT GAAGGGTGATTACCACAGGTATCTCGCTGAGTTTGCCACAGGAAACGACAGGAAGGAGGCTGCAGAAAACAGTTTGGTTGCTTACAAAGCTGCTAGTGATATTGCAATGACAGACCTTCAGCCTACACACCCCATTCGCTTGGGTCTGGCTCTTAACTTCTCTGTATTCTACTATGAAATCCTCAACTCTCCCGACCGTGCATGCAG GTTGGCAAAGGCGGCATTTGACGATGCTATTGCTGAACTGGACACATTGAGTGAAGAAAGCTACAAGGACTCGACACTCATCATGCAATTGTTACGTGATAACCTGACACTATGGACTTCAGATATGCAGGGAGACG GTGAGGAACAGAATAAAGAGGCGCTGCAAGATGTGGAGGATGAAAACCAATGA